The proteins below come from a single Parachlamydia acanthamoebae genomic window:
- a CDS encoding SIMPL domain-containing protein, with amino-acid sequence MRFLNYAIAAFLTFGMAQTGISKENEPAKLMVNGEARLHKPAEKMMVRISVVTQDANSEKAVSDNNVKMQKVIEALKGVGLTQDEYKTGQFNIHPRYSDQTIKGYEVINSLSVSTEKLKLAGDLIAAANRAGVNSIDSIQFTVKDVRAYRAEALQTAAANAMADAQTLAQATGVKLVRVLELNSGSAGESFPTPRYNILSTKSFAGDSTPIEAGNVEIVANVFMIYEISSTL; translated from the coding sequence ATGAGATTCTTAAATTATGCTATTGCTGCGTTTTTGACATTTGGAATGGCTCAAACGGGAATATCCAAAGAAAATGAGCCTGCCAAGCTTATGGTTAATGGAGAAGCTCGCCTGCATAAACCTGCCGAAAAAATGATGGTACGCATCAGTGTTGTGACGCAGGATGCGAATTCAGAAAAAGCTGTTTCAGATAACAATGTAAAAATGCAAAAAGTCATTGAAGCTTTAAAGGGTGTAGGCTTAACCCAAGATGAATACAAGACAGGGCAATTTAACATTCATCCTAGATATTCTGATCAGACTATTAAAGGGTATGAAGTGATAAATAGCTTATCTGTCTCGACAGAAAAACTGAAGCTAGCGGGGGATTTAATCGCTGCGGCTAATCGTGCAGGTGTCAATTCAATTGATTCCATTCAATTTACAGTGAAGGATGTTCGTGCTTACCGTGCGGAAGCGCTTCAAACAGCAGCAGCAAATGCGATGGCGGATGCGCAAACATTGGCTCAGGCGACTGGTGTAAAACTTGTGCGTGTATTGGAGTTGAATTCTGGGTCGGCTGGTGAAAGTTTTCCAACACCGCGTTACAACATACTATCCACTAAAAGCTTTGCAGGAGACAGTACACCCATAGAAGCGGGAAATGTCGAAATTGTGGCAAATGTCTTTATGATTTATGAAATTTCTTCAACTCTTTAA